DNA from Amycolatopsis sp. DSM 110486:
GGCCAACGGCGGCACCACCTCGGAGCACGCCGTGCTGTTCGACCCGCCCGCCGGTGACTACCGCGCGGTGCTGGTGAACTACGCCCAGGCCGACCCGGCGCAGGTGGACGACTGGACCGGTGGTGTGTCGTTCGCGTCGCCGGTGCCCCCGACGTACGGACCGAAGGAGGCCTACCAGCTGACCTGCACCAATGCGAAGGGCAAGCTGGCGGGCATCGCGGACGTGTACCTCGACCGCGGCCAGACCATCGACGTCGGCGAGATCTGCACCAACTCGGCGCGCGCGGCGAAGAACCGCTCGCACGGCTGAGGTTTCGGTCCGTGAAGGGCTCCGCCTCGGGGCCCTTCACGGACCTGCTCAGCCGGTCACGGCCAACGCGACGCCGAGCACGACAAGCACCGCCCCGACGACCCGGTTGAGCACCGGCCGCGCCCGGTCGTACCAGCGTTGCGTGGCGGGGGAGGAGAACAGCAGCGCCACGGACAGGTGCCACGTCGCCGACGCCAGGACGATGAGCGCGATCGCCGCCACCTTCGTCGCCGTGGGCTCCGTCGGCGGCAGCGTGGCCGTCAGCACGCTCCCGAAGAACACGGCGGCCTTGGGGTTGGTGACGTTGCTCAGCATCCCCTGCCCGAACGCACTCCTGCGCTCCGGCAGCGGCTCTTGGTCGGGTGCTCGTGCTTTCGACCAGAGCCTGATCCCCAGCCACGCCAGGTAGAGCCCGCAGACGATCCGCAACGCGGTCGCCAGCCACGGCGTCGCCGCGAGCAACGCCCCCAGCCCGAACACGGCGACCGCCGCCAGCAGCCCACCCGCTACCACCACCCCGGCCGCCACGGCCACCGCCGCCCTGCGCGACCCGGCCGCCGCGGTGTGCGCGATGAGCACGAAGTTCGGCCCTGGCGTCACCGCCGCGGGCGCGTAGACGAGCAGCACCGTGCCGAGAGTCGCTGCGGTATTCACACCGCCATCCTCTCGCGGACTGCCCTGGCTGCCGGAGGGCGGGGGACTGCCGTGCCGAGTTCGGCCGGGGCACTGGCCGGGGCTGAAGGCGGAGCGGGTCCGGGGCCGTCAGGTCGAGCTTTGCTGCTTCGCGCGTGCGTGCCGGGTGGCAGGGGCGCCCCGGTGGCGAATTTCGGCGGTGCCCGTGCCCGGGCACCGCCGCGCGACCCTGCGAGGAGCGGGCATGATCCCGCGTCACCCGCAACCGACGGCGCGGTCAGGCGGCCCGACCACTCCCCACGACCTGCCCCCG
Protein-coding regions in this window:
- a CDS encoding LysE family translocator, with translation MNTAATLGTVLLVYAPAAVTPGPNFVLIAHTAAAGSRRAAVAVAAGVVVAGGLLAAVAVFGLGALLAATPWLATALRIVCGLYLAWLGIRLWSKARAPDQEPLPERRSAFGQGMLSNVTNPKAAVFFGSVLTATLPPTEPTATKVAAIALIVLASATWHLSVALLFSSPATQRWYDRARPVLNRVVGAVLVVLGVALAVTG